Part of the Dehalococcoidia bacterium genome is shown below.
GCGAAATGATGGGTGATCATGTTCTGATGTTTGGTTCAGATTACCCCCATGCGGAGTCACGTTTTCCCAAGTCTGCTGATATTGTGCTTGACTGGGATAGCCTTGGCGAAGAAAGAATGCGGAAGTTAATGTGGGATAATGCGGAAAAATGCTTTCGTCTCTGATATTTTTTACAATTGAAAGCGTAGGTTTAAGTGACTCAAGCAAATGCTGCTACGACTACAGGGACTAATGTTTTTAAGCGGCCTAAAAGCGTAGCCGGAACAATTATCACTGGACATGGATTCCAGCATATGTATGCTGATGGTTTCCTCGTTCTACTCCCTCTTATTAAAGATGCTTTTGGCGTGGGCGCTGTTGAATTAGGCGTTTTATCAACTGCCAGGCAAGCTGCAGGCGGTTTGCTTAGTATGGGAGGTGGTTTCCTTGTAGATATGTTCTCAGGTAAGCGCGCGCTGCTACTTGCTACTAGCCTGTTCAGTATGGGCCTAGCGTATTTGCTAGCTGGCTTGGCTCCTAATTTTTGGATACTGGTTTTGGGTGTAGGGTTAGGATCAGCAGCTGGTTCCTTCTGGCATCCTGTGGGACTAGGGATTCTTTCTTATACTTTCCCGAATAATAGAGCTTTAATGATGTCCCTTCATCGGTCAGCGGGGAGTTTTGGAGAAACTTTCACACCGTTTTTAGTAGCTGGAGCTCTCATTTTTGTATCTTGGAGAGGCGTACTAGTAGGTGGGTTCTTTTTAATCGCCTTGGTAGCTGCATGTCTTCTGGTAATTTTGCTTAAAATCGGCGTACCTGAACGTGAACACCAAGCCAGGAGTACAGGGGAGCAAGTGAGGAGCATTGGAGGGTTGTTTAAAGACCGTGCCTTGCCTCTATTGCTACTAGTGACGGGACTTCGCGGAATGGCAGATAGATCAATGATTTTTTTCCTACCTGTTCTGATTGCTCAATTGTTGCGTGAGGTTGACCCCGGCGTTAGCGATGTTCGAATTGCCACGGTAGTGGCGTTCCATCTTGCATTGATGACAGGTACTTCCGTAGTAGTATCTCCTTTCATTGGGGCATTCTCAGACAGAGTTGGACGTAAGCCCATTTTAGTTACTGTTTTAGCCTTTTCGGCATTAATTAGTATTCTGCTTGGTCTTACTTCTACTATTGGGGTTGCTTTCGCTGTGTTGGTGGGTGCTTTGGGATTGGTTCGTTTTGCAGGCGCAAATATGGCACAGGCTGCTTCTCTTGATATTGCGGAAGGTAAACGCTTGGAAGGGAGCATGATTGGCCTACTATGGGGTAATAATGCTCTTTTTGGTTCACTTTCTCCAATACTCTTAGGTTTTGTGATCGCCACATTTTCACCAGCGGGTACTGAAGATTACAGTCTTATATTTCCTTATGCGGCTGTATTTGCCATCGCTGCAACAGTTGCTTCTGTCTTTTTGCCTCCTATTGGCAAACCAAATGCCCGTAAAGTTTGACGCACTAAATAGGTGATGTATCATTTTCACTCGATGAGTTGAGCGTCTGGCTCCTCACGAACTCGGTGGCAGCGTAGCTCAGTGGTTAGAGCGGGCGCTTCATAAGCGCTAGGTCACAGGTTCAAATCCTGTCGTTGCCACCAAAACTTTATTCGGGACTATACCCTTTATCGATTTCCTCAGTGGAAGGTGCATTTTCCCCTCGCTTACCTTGTAAGCTTTCCCTTCCTATAGCAAAAATTAGAAACGCTGAGAGGACATGTAATGGGGCGAAAAACCAGAAAGTAACTCCAGGGCTGTATGTGGCAGAAATTAGACCAGCAACTGGAGGTGAAGTAAGTGCACCGAGTTCCCCTACGGAACGGCGAACGGCTTGGAGCTGACCTCTCACATGTGAAGGCACTATATCGTAGGTGTAGATTGTCATGGCCCCAAGAGCGAGACCGTTCGCAATTCCAACAATTACAGCCGCGATCATTAGCTCCGGTAATGATGTAGCCAATG
Proteins encoded:
- a CDS encoding MFS transporter gives rise to the protein MTQANAATTTGTNVFKRPKSVAGTIITGHGFQHMYADGFLVLLPLIKDAFGVGAVELGVLSTARQAAGGLLSMGGGFLVDMFSGKRALLLATSLFSMGLAYLLAGLAPNFWILVLGVGLGSAAGSFWHPVGLGILSYTFPNNRALMMSLHRSAGSFGETFTPFLVAGALIFVSWRGVLVGGFFLIALVAACLLVILLKIGVPEREHQARSTGEQVRSIGGLFKDRALPLLLLVTGLRGMADRSMIFFLPVLIAQLLREVDPGVSDVRIATVVAFHLALMTGTSVVVSPFIGAFSDRVGRKPILVTVLAFSALISILLGLTSTIGVAFAVLVGALGLVRFAGANMAQAASLDIAEGKRLEGSMIGLLWGNNALFGSLSPILLGFVIATFSPAGTEDYSLIFPYAAVFAIAATVASVFLPPIGKPNARKV